TTGGAAGATAATGAGAAGGACATGTTTCTtgatattgcatgtttcttcaaaGGAGGACCTTTGGCTGATGTCATTAAAATATTTGACAATTGTGGTTTCTTTCCTAATTATGGTATCCAGAGACTTATAGACAAGTGTCTTATCACTGTTGATGAgtgtaataaatatttttggatgCATGACTTGCTACAATATATGGGTCGAGAAATTGTTCGACTACAATCACCAAAAGAACCCGGTGAACATAGTAGATTATGGTTTCATGAGGTTGTTCGTCACGTGTTGGAAGAAAATACGGTAAGAGACACaaaaaattctttaattttacattaattatTTCCTATTTTATTAGTGAAACCTactggaatatatatatatatatatatcttgtaaaTCAAAATGAAAGTATGAAATGTCCTGTTTGATTTCAAATatcctattattttatttgttttgtgaaaatttttagaGTCGTATGTGAGTTGGGAAAAGacattctttaattttatttatttatttatttattttaacgcgagaatatttagtattttatatttCCGTAACAGAAAATACCAAAAATAGCTTTATTTTATGCATTAGTTTTACTAACACTCTTCTCATGTATTCTCTCACGTACCAGGGTACCAACAAAATCGAAGACATTATAGTAGAAATGCCCAAAGGCGAGGAAACGATTATTTTGAGTCCCGAAGTAGTTGTACAAATGAAAAGACTCAGAGTGTTTATCAATCGTAATGCAAGATTTTCAAGTGGACCTAATTATCTCTCTAAGGGGTTATGAGTACTTGATTGGTTTGAATATCCGTTACAATCTTTGCCATCCAATTTTCAAGGAAATAAACTCATTATCTTTAAAATGAGTGGTAGCTTCATCAAGGAGTTAAGCTTCATCAGGTTTAAGGTACGTAtacaatataattttcaataactttatttctttaatttatgtGCTAAACtccttttgatttgttttttcttttttaaaagaacgtGACAATTATGGGTTTCAATGATTGTAACTTCTTAACAAAACTTCCGGATCTTTCAAGCATCCtaaatttgaaggaattgatTGTTGAAAAGTGTACAAGTTTAGTTGAGGTGCATGATTCCGTTGGATCCCTGgataatcttttaaaattgagttttcACGAATGCTCTAACCTCCGAATATTTCCAAGAAGACTCAAGTTGAGATCTTTACGCAACCTTAATCTTAGTGATTGCTCAAACCTTCATGAATTTCCTGAAATTGGgtgtgaaatgaaatatttaagttCATTAAATCTACTTCGCAGCGCAGTGGAAGAACTACCTATATCTATTAGGAACCTCACTGGACTTGATGCTTTAATTATAAACAGTTGCAAAAACCTTGTGCTTCTCCCAATTTTTCTGCTACAAAATTTACGCAAGCTTGGAATTGGTGGTCCAACAGTGGAAGATGAGATTTTATTGAGTGAAGAAAGACTCCTTGATTTGCAGCATCCAACGAATTCAAGCACTGCATTACAAGTGTTGAATCTTTCAAATTGTCCCCAAATAGAATCAAGTTTCTTTCCAAAATCTAGTTTCTTTACCATGTTTAATTCCTCGGCCACTTTGAGAAAGTTAATTCTATCGGAAAGTGAGATGGTTAGCCTTCCCTCGAGCATCAAAGGATTTGTTGCACTCAGTGAACTCTACTTGCGGGACTGCgaaaaacttgaagaaatcTTAGAACTTCCACCAAATATAAAAAGTGTAGATGCTACAGGATGCATATCGTTACAAAGATTTTCTGAAGTATTaagaatattgaaatttgaTGGAAGCCATATCAGATCACTACATATGATTTAATTGGGTGGTTGCAAAAAAATGCATGAGAAGATTTGGAATTACAAAGTGCCAAATCCTTTACTCTGGAaggtatgtatatatttttctcattctctctctcaattcttTGTAAGATGCATGACTCTTaaactgatgatgatgatattggtTTAGCAGAGACATTATAATGCCACTGCGTTATCGGAAAATGAGATTCTAGAGTGGTTCCGGTATCAAAAagaatttttagaaaatgaaattgtTAAGAGTGGGAATGATGATGATTTCCAACTGAGAAAAAATGAAGAATGGGTAATAAATATTGAAGGGCCACACAATTTGGAAGATATAAGTGGCATTGTAGTATACTCCCTTGTGTTTAATAAAGAAGTTCGTGAAAGTTCAGATTTTATTTATGATGCTGAGATAACCAGTAACAGCTCCAATCATGTACGCCTTATCTATTTCGATGAAGGGGtaaatttgattaatatttattatacaacTGGAAGCAGATATGACATAAAGGTTGGGTACTCCGATTTAGAATCATTTGAGCTAAAGGTTTTGGACAATTTGAGAGTTCACCTTCGTCCTCTTCCAAATGTTTGGGATCCTTTGCGggtaatattttatagatgttGCGAAGCCAATGTtgtatacaaacaccaaagcagagcacataaaagaagaaaaatggattgaattgttttgggatttttaGGTGAGACTTccctttcatttttgtttgttttctattttctctACCTTTTAGACTTGATTTGCTATTTGCCACTGGAAATAAGAACCCAATTTATTAGCTCAATGATGTCACTATTTCACAGTACTCTTGGAATCCAATCCGTAGCCGTATACAGAAGGAAAGAGGGATTCTTAAACTTGGGGCATCAACTTCCAGATCTGGTGCAGAAGGACTATGATGATCCAAAGGTAAACTTGGAGTTAGAGCTTTGACTTGGTATAAAGCATGAATTTCAAACATTAATTAGCTTGTAAGCATTTTAATTTGTTCATTTACTGATAGCCATTAGTTTGTTTTCTTGGATGATGAATTCAAGTGATTTGCTGCCCTGAAAGTCTTCTTTTATATCCTTATTACAGCAAGTATATGCTAAAAACACTcagttgaaaatttagaaaacacCTAttctgtaacagcccgttagaaattcaattgtggaatttctattgactttaggaacctcgtgaaaactccgtaagtttacacgaatcaactaatcgcataagttttagcctgtcaacatagttagtgttatcactcactatggtgccagaaatactattttaattatttgagatagttagaagtgtcagaatacattatagtctacaccactaggcttaattgaatatttaggattttttagtactaagtttattacgtttatttttggagtgaatagtaacctcggtaaacgtattaagcgcagtgttttcaaaattatagtgtgtaatgtccaaattaggttagcgaaattttatttggacacatggaaatattttagccaccttactcttccaagtctactccacatttggaaaatatcttgagctgatttttatagatattattggatagaatattttgagataatcttttatagatattttgggtaggagaaaaccacccTCAACTCTCAAATctagccttatcatcttccttatctcatccataagtatctccagccatcacctacaaacttatcttcatttacacgttcctttaaaagaatatcaaatactttctctcggacagcttttaggaattcttttgcacgcccatttcgaagcttttgtaagtgttttatcataaagtctgcttcatataagttgttcctttttgagtctactttacatggatatcttatttgtcccatttgaagatcatttggtcagtcaaatattatataaactatagaaaggtcattctaggagataaactggagaatatgttatagtttggagtttttgaccaagctaatagatagatattggtccgaaatttttatggagtatttttaacatgtatatatgactattggttgaggatttttgcatgattaaaggttttgatgaaatattttcttagatttagaaacttagaaactggaagaagaaaaacagtttctgttttgagaaaagttaactctttggtggtctaaacctattctaatgactttgataattttattggaggatcctaagcatcttatatacatgttatattattattttgaagatatttgatgttagtttcaaagatatgaaattttatgcaaagagatattcagataagccaaagtgtggatattcttggctaaatttatattttggttaatttctaaccatgtgatcttgaattagaagcttatatatgttttaggacatctttttaaaccatgtgatggttttgtttgaagatcatatatttataagtcatagatcaagagatttatcaaaactagttgaggaaaaagtttctgtttttggactaagtgtaaaaccaaaaactccaaatgttattttgtgattttggtgactttagtttgatgatttaaagcatggttgatgttaggatgatattatgaatatgttagaagtaagatttgatttttgaaattcttggagatgttttgatttaaggtcaaaacttgtgattcaagtgcttggatctttttacaaaaaagtttggtgttgattattagctttttctaaatggatgttttaagtatggttttgaacttaggattggaagatgtttgttgcaaaattttggtttaagcatgagttttgaagttggaaggaattgcaacaaaaatgaagggaaatggcctatggatgtttcggccatagtgtgttttccatagttgtgttttgttttaaatttttctgagttgatatttaagtttaggacaaaatttacatgaggaatgtaaattttagaaacttttggagttagtatgcaaaatccttaaattatgggtaaaacggtcattttttcacatgtagagagtaaaatgaaaattttactctttaagttagtattttccatatttcaaattattagtgatttagttctaacttttagaatcactaattacagttcctcgtgatcacacttgaagttttataagaaacacggagatcgaggtaggttagcttttaacttactagcagtctactgtgtatgtgtgctaagtaaaggaactacagtgtatgtatgtatgttattatatatgtcatgccatgccaagttatcacgtaattgtctattatacagaatttattctatcatcaatttttatctgttacataatatattctgtcatgtattactgtatattataagtatgtcatgttaaatatgttgtctattatatgttatgccgtgttacgaaatatttctatctcaagttggtcatgtatttcaagttatgttcaagtcacgttatgttacatcagggcttcagtcctttcatattctagTCACGtgtcatcttgagtacattcagtttgtgtagaatacatggggccacaacaactgtagagtatgtatttaactacattgtgatgtgtagaatacatggggccacaacaactgtggagtatgtatttacatgtagaatacatggggccacaacaactgtggagaatgtatttttcatgttaagtcaagtttgtgtagaatacatggggccacaacaactgtggagtatgtatttacacatagaatacatggggctacaacaactgtggagaatgtatttttcatgttaattcaagtttcagagcaagttcatactaagtcaagtttcagatcaagttcatgtcaagtcaagttcagttcgtGTTTCaaattaagttatgtcaattatgctatgttgtatgctaagttatgctttaattacttatgaatttgattatgcatttatgcttttactgtcatccatgcatcattagcctgtatggaagttttttgttaacttgctgagatttgtaatcaaatctcactgtggtagtcccaactaccattccccccgaatggtagatcttgttacaggacctgaaggaggatcaggagctgaccaactagacacagtcgactgaacggtggtgcgtcgttaatgttaatatagtaattaaattactacttgtacgatggagttgcatctccagtacttttggatcataactattttggactagtgctgtaatcttagttatttaatggatctttatatatgaagtatgttttaagtatttgggatattttcagtttggtgcatagtattgctaaagaaaaaaaaattattatccgctgcgaatattgcataatgttatatgcatgttaggaatattgcatcttatatgtcatgaacgggggcaggtaatcttgtgttgcatgtctcgacgcttcaaatgtccgtccgatcccaaacagaatttgggggcgtcacatattctcattccattaaaaaatttccattaagttTGAGTGCAACATATACTACAAAACGAATAAGTATTCATCAATAtgcatgcataatatatatttatcgtAATGTCTCTGTATTTTGTGTTGTTTTCTAAATTCATCATCCAACACCAGCCTCATATTGTACTAATCCTCTGTATTTTGTGCTTATATCAATTTTGTATACCCCCTGGATGCTGGGTGCAAAATTTACCATAAAAGTGCGTCTAGACTTGTAGCCTTTGTAAATTAGGCATAGTTGTGACGCGACTGTGTTTCGAAAAATTGGATTCCATTGTTAAGATTCCTTGATGATCAATTTTAGAAACTGATGATGATCTAAATATGCCAACAATCTTTATGATTTATTAGAAATTGAAATTGTTAAGAGTTTAGTTAATACCCAACTGAGGGGAAGAGAAGCATGGGTAATAGATGTTAAAGGACCACTCTATTTTGAGGAGATAAGTTGAATTGTATTGTATCCTGTTCTGTTATTTTAAGAACATGGTATGTCTAGGTATTTTATTTATGGTTTCCCAATGATAATCCAGGGATGGGTACTGTTTTAAGCCAATATGGTTGGAATATCTTCATCTCTCTTCAACTTTAAATGACCTTGGAATCCAATCCTTAGCCTTAATCAAGAGAAAAGAGGTATTCTTCAACCTGGGGCACCAAACTTCTAGATCAAATGGAGAAGGACCAAGCGATAGCAAAGGAAGAGAAAAGGAGATAGGCGAACAAAGGTGAAGCAGcttacttttctttcattccaatATCTCCTGTGACTTCCTCACTCCTCAGCACTTGGGAGTATGTCACCTGGTCTGGCCTGGCTGATGAAAGATCTCGTTTTTACTATGATGATTGAAAGGTAGAGTTGGAGTCAGAGCTTTGATTTGGAATCAAACACATTCCATTCTTTGAAATGGATGAATGACTTGCACGTTTAAAACAGCTGAATCTTAAGAACACTCCATTACTGCCACTGTCAtccatctctctttctttttctgtctctctctatctctggTTATTTATACAGTTGAACAATTTGGAGTTAGACTTCAACCTTGCTAAAAGTGGGGAATCTTCCTGCTACCAATTAGTTTGTAAGCTTTTCACTTTGTTCGTATGCTTATAAACATTGGCTTGTAAGCTTTTCTTGTTAGATATagagatatttttcaaaaatttatagttttttaaaacttttctcataatttcattccTAAATATTACTctaatagaaaaaatatctatttcaaaatttcgagttttcatctaatcattacttaaacaaaaaataataatacaattgtcaaattttacaaatttcaaaacaaaagataatcttaaaaatttatattcatacaacttttcaattttattaatccaCTTTCACAAACTTCAGTATAatccttattttaaaattaagcaatttttcttcaaatttttttctcttctttcccgAAACTTAATCTCAAACATAtttcaaaattctcaaattaccCAACACTTTTGGTAACAAAACTTAACTTTCGaacttttgaataataatttttggaGGTATTTCTGTAAAGAAAGTCGACTTCCTAGTTATCTCTAATACGCCTTCTGAGAAAGCTGTAATTTGTCaatacccaatttttttttttttatcttcttcaaaTACAAACATGCATGTAAATATAGAAATGTAATCAGATatttaaaagaagaaagaaattcgGACAAAGTACTCCATCTCTTTTAATTAATCCCCATAATCCCTCTCAATGGAGTGGTATGATTGAAGCAGCATGGTCAATCACTTCTTCCATGGCCTTTCAATTAGgagcttcttcctcttcttcatcctttttttcttccattccttGGTATGAGGTATTCTTAAGTTTTAGAGGCAAAGATGTTAGCCACAAATTTATTTCTCATCTATATTGTACTTTGCATAAAAGTAGAATCAACACTTACATAGACGACAAACTTGAAAGGGGAGATAGAATCTCACTAGCACTTCTCAATGCTTTTGAAGGATTAATAATTTCTATCATTATATTCTCTAAAAACTATGTATAATCCAGATGATGTTTTGAAGAGTTATTGATGATTCTTCAGTGTAAAGAAGCAAGGGAACAAATTGTTCTACCAATTTTCTATGAGGTAGATCCATTGGAAGTACCACATCAAAAAGGGAGTTTTTGCGACAGAAAAATTCATTGCAATGTTCAAAATTTGTTGCAGTTTTGAAATTGGTCTTTTGCAGCAATTTTTATACTTTTAGCgatgataaaagataaaaagctTGTTGCGACATAAATGACCTGATGGAATTGGTGTTTTTTAAGAGCAAATCACTCAGGTTCCTTATTTCCCTCCAATCCACAAACTCGATTTTAGCCTGTACAATCCCCAATCTGTCTTTCTTCCCtaacttcttcttctccattttcatCAAACTTGCAGACCAACCCACCCCATTACGTTGCCTCACGACAAAGAGAGGTAATCGCTTGGCATTTCCTCGAGCATAGCATTTCTTCTTCACTACTCTTCCTCTTCTCCTATTCATCTGAACTATAGAACTGGACTCGGGCCTATCATTTCCAATCGGTGGCACTGGGAGGTAATCGCagccgctctctctctctctctctctctctctctgaacttTGTAATGCTGGAAGGGAATTTTTCTTGGGCTTCCTAAATCGAATCCAGAGTGTGACTGAGGCTTAAATTCCTTCCTCAAAGCTTTTGTTAATAAAGAGTCTCGGATTTATATCGTAGATTCATGTGAGGAAGGAAACCTAGGTTTCTCTATGCAACAAAGACAGTTTGGATCCAGCATGGTTTGCATTGattagttgtaaaaaaaaaaagtttctctTATTTATTGGTTAACTGCAAATTTCTATGGTGTGGTATTGTGCTAAAGCTTGTAGAGTTCGAAACAGAAATATTGGGATACTGATTTTTGCTTGGTGATAAATGTTTTGAGGATTAATCTGTTGGAGTTGTCATGTCTAGGAGGCTAGGTCATAGTTGAATTTCTACTGATACATGCCAAATAGGCGAATACATTCGGGTGTTTACGAAGGtttaaaacaacttttttcATTGCCATCGAATAACTTATTCATTTGTGGTGTTCaaattgagaagaaaaatttttaaatgcaTAAGTGAGTACTGGAACACCAATTACTGTACTTGTACCCAATACTTATCAAAGACGACATGCGAGTATTGACTTTTATGTGTGCTTATAGTACAATATGTTTGAAGAGGAAATGTTAATGAGTATAAACAGTGAATATGGAGGGTTAATGGACAGACCATTCTCaggtctttgttttcttcatgtATTCTATACTCAACTAATTCCAAATAATTGGGCACCTGTTAAGGACTCTTTAGGTCACGGGGTGCATGTGGATATCTCATGGAGACAATCCTTCAAGTGCTTCTTACATTGCATTTGGAATGAATTTTCCCATTGAATAATTGCAGTTGACATAGTATTAATTGTTTATAATCATGGCTTCTATGATGATTCATTTCTAGATGCTATCGTTATTTTATTCGAGGGTAAACACAATGGAATATTTTCAGCTTCTTGGAGCTTCttggaaaattttcatttatttagaatgCTGTGATTTCTTGCCTAGCATATTATTGTAGTTTAGGATGGTTTGAATTGATTTCTTACCCATTTAGTATATGGACACACTGATTCTTGAGCAAATTGATATCATTTGGAACTGTTTTGCAGCTTTTGTGGTTCTCATAAGATCTCAAATGGTATTGTTTCAGGATTATAGTGAAATGTCAATAGCCAATAGATCTTTTCATGCAGATGCAATTTATGACATGAAGTATGGTGTCAGGGCAGCGCAGATAACACTTTTCCCATTGAAGTTTAAGTTTGATGGGAATTGCATTTTGGAAATTTAAACATATTGGTTCAACCTATAATTGAAGGGTGGTGGTAGATCTTCAACAAGAGAAACTATTGGGAGAGTTGCTGCTGGGGCCGTTGCTACGAAAATCCTAAAGAGCCTCACTGGAACTGAGGTGCATTTGTGGTTTTGAGTTGCAGGTTCAAACACTGTCTGTTGTCCATTTCTTTGTGATTATAAGGGTCTCAATTAATAGTGCATACTCTTGTATTCAATGCTCACGATTTTATCATCCTCTTGGTGTGTCTGTTTATATTTTTCAAGttcattttatttggtttttttattagGAATTGTATAGCAATATAAACGTGCATGAAAAATCTTGTTGGCTAAGTCACTTTAAGATGTATATATTTGTTGCACACAATATGGTTTTAATATATCATTGGAAAAGTGCatccataaatatattatatgctacaAAGAGATGGAGTGGCACTGTCAAGGGTTGCTACCAAGTTCAGAATTATAGAATATTTCTTGTGGCATCCAAGCGTAGCGGGCTGAAAAAGGTTTTGGAATTATATTCTAATCTGCAATTGAATATCAGCAGCGAGTGCATTTCCATCCCTTCCCCCTTCATCCCTTCTTTTGGCAGGGAGACTGAGTCTCATTTTCTCGAGGGCTTGGGCGGCCTGGTCAGCGAAGGCATCCATTTGATTTATGCAGACCTGGCGTATACCAGTGGCACATGCCAATTTGGAGGTCTCAAATGTCCCATGGAGGGAGGGGCGAGCTCACCTCCAGGGCCTAATGGGAGTTCTCTATTGCGGTGTGTCTGTTGCCCTTGGGGAATTCACTATGGTGATTCCTCCTGGTTTGCCAATGCACAAGCTAAGGCCACCACCTAGATGGCTAGCTGGCTAAAGGACTAGCTTTTTGAGGTAATGTCATGATTTTTCCTCttatttcttgtttgtttgtgattttgacTTGAGTACCATGTATTTTGGTAGGGAATCAATGACTTGGTGACTTGTATTATGGCAGACCGAGCTCATCTGGAGGAAGAGGTTAGGGAAAGGCGGAAGCTGTGCTTTGTTGCCAAGGCTGCCTTCAAGAGATGGAGGGTGGAGAAGGCGGAGATGGAGGAGCTCTCTGAGAGAAAAAGGGAGTTCGAAATATTGTTAGAACAGACAAAGGGCTATTCTCACTCCTTGCATGGCGACCTAGAAATTCTTAAAAACGAAGTCCTTGGGCTTCGTGATGAAGTACCCCATGCCCAAGAGGTGAAGGTCAGGGATGACTTCGCATCAAGGCTTCTTAAGTCGGAGAGAGACTCTACTAGGGCTTAACTCTCCTGTGCTCAAAGGGACTTTGAGTCTGAGCGAGGTTGCCTCAATGTTGACCTCCTCACCCGTACTAGGGAGTTAGAATCTGTTCGCTAGGTGCTAGCCCATTCTCAAGAATGCAATCACGGGCTGGTACAAGAGTTGGTAGTAGCTTTGGAAAAGGGCCACCTTACTTCACTCGATCTTTCCGAGGCACAGGGGACTTTGACAGAGCTTCAACGACAGCATGCAGTATAAGGAGAGCTAGAAGGACTCTAGCGAAGAGCACCGGAAGCTACAGCTGGTCTTTCTCACAAAGGACCAATAGTTGACTAAGAAAAAGAATGAGTTGGTTGCCGCCCCGATGGAAGTTACTCTTGCGTGCCCAGCTAACTTCTGTCCCTACGACCAGAGATCATGCATTCGCCTATTGTTATGGTGTCGGTATCCTGAGGCTCAGGCCTCGTTTGATTATTGACCCCTCTATCGACCTCGGGGCTTTGGATCAAATTCTATTTCACCCTTACGCAGCTACTCGTTGTCGTGTTGACACATTTAGCTGGGCTGAAATGCTAGATGCCTTCCGCATGTGGACATGTAGCCCCTAGCAAGCCCCCTAGATATCATCTGGATCTCCCTTATAGGTGCCCTGTTCCTATCGCCCTTTAAGGGCGTCCTGTCCCTATTGTCCTTATGGGCATTAGTTCTGTATTCCCGTCGCCGATTGGGACTACTACTCCTTCTAGAATCGCGTCTAGAATCATGGCACCTTTTGGGCTATGAGCATTCTGCAACCATTCGCTCCAACTCTCTTATTCCCACCAACTCAGCCACCCTCTTTTTCATAGTTTTGCAATCTTCAGTCTAATGTGACCCTGTTTGATGATACTTGCAGTAATGACAGTCTATCCTAGCTTGACGTCATTCCTTGTTGTCCTTCTCATCTTCTCGTATGCTCAAATTGTAGTGTATCAATCTAGGATTGTGGTCTTCccacctttctttttcttttatcctaatgatttgatctagGCTTCCTGTCAACTTGCCCATTCCTCCGTTCAGTCCTATTTTGTTCTTTCCTTAGATCTACCAATGCTTGTAAGGTATCTTCGGCGTTAACAAAATCATCCTCCCTATCCATAAATTCCCTTAGGTTGGTAGGGGTCTTTCCAGACAATTCAACCATGAAGGGACTACACAGCCAGATCCCACCCAGAAGGGTGGCGAGGGTAATCTTCTTGTCCTGGTCATCTATTGTTAGCATTTCCTTGTTGAAATGGGTAAGGTAGGCCTTTaggtttttatcttttttctgtTTGACTGTTAGCAGATAGACAGTTGGGCGCCTATGTCTCCTGTTGGGCATGAACTGCATCAGGAGCTGCTTAGCCagttgtttgaaactgtttatTGACCTCTGCTTGAGGGTTCCGAACCACCCTCTTGTTGTCACCTTTAGGCTCAAGGGGAAAGCTCGGCAAGCAATTTTTCCAAGGAAACAATGGAGTGTGATGTGGACTTTAAAGTTCTCTAGATGGTCCACGGGATCCTTAGATCCATCATACATATCTATTTGAGATACCTTGAATTTTGGCAGGAGCGGCATGGCAATAATCTTTTCACTATATGGCAGATCAGTTTGGTTTAACTGGCATTTTACCGAGGAAGACCTTCCCATTTTCTTCTCCATCTCTTTATATTTTCCTGCCAGACTTTGCAATTCGTAGtgcatctttttattttctgccTCTCCTAGGCTTGTTTCCCCACTATAATGCGCTTTGCCTTCACCTTGCTCACTGTGGTTGGGTGCGATTGTATTATTGAGCTCTACGTTTCTTTCGCCACAagtcatcattttctttctttaaaccCTCCATGGCATCCAACGCCTTCTTCAACTTTTCCTCTGTTGTTGCCAGTCATGCTTCAATGGCTATTGGTAACGTATCTATTTCACAGTTTGCTAGAGAATGGGTTACAGTCGGCATGTGAGAAGTAAGAACCACGCTGGAACCCAAttagaaactagactcaaaatcCCACAGACAGCGCCACTGTCAAGGATGTGTCCAACCATCAAATGTAATTGATC
This is a stretch of genomic DNA from Carya illinoinensis cultivar Pawnee chromosome 15, C.illinoinensisPawnee_v1, whole genome shotgun sequence. It encodes these proteins:
- the LOC122297764 gene encoding disease resistance protein Roq1-like, whose product is MSGSFIKELSFIRFKNVTIMGFNDCNFLTKLPDLSSILNLKELIVEKCTSLVEVHDSVGSLDNLLKLSFHECSNLRIFPRRLKLRSLRNLNLSDCSNLHEFPEIGCEMKYLSSLNLLRSAVEELPISIRNLTGLDALIINSCKNLVLLPIFLLQNLRKLGIGGPTVEDEILLSEERLLDLQHPTNSSTALQVLNLSNCPQIESSFFPKSSFFTMFNSSATLRKLILSESEMVSLPSSIKGFVALSELYLRDCEKLEEILELPPNIKSVDATGCISLQRFSEVLRILKFDGSHIRSLHMI
- the LOC122296802 gene encoding uncharacterized protein LOC122296802; translated protein: MEKKMGRSSSVKCQLNQTDLPYSEKIIAMPLLPKFKVSQIDMYDGSKDPVDHLENFKVHITLHCFLGKIACRAFPLSLKVTTRGWFGTLKQRSINSFKQLAKQLLMQFMPNRRHRRPTVYLLTVKQKKDKNLKAYLTHFNKEMLTIDDQDKKITLATLLGGIWLCSPFMVELSGKTPTNLREFMDREDDFVNAEDTLQALVDLRKEQNRTERRNGQVDRKPRSNH